A single window of Methylobacterium nodulans ORS 2060 DNA harbors:
- a CDS encoding recombinase family protein, with protein MAVYGYARVSTTDQDLSLQEEALRAAGCEVIRSEKRSGTSTEGRTELQTLMDFARKGDTIVVTRIDRLARSIADLAILVRQLEAKGVALKATEQPIDTSTAAGRCFLQMLGVFAEFETNLRRERQLEGIAKAKAAGVYAGKGRPASVPAEKVRELHATGMGPSAIAKELGISRMSVHRALNPKAA; from the coding sequence ATGGCCGTGTATGGTTACGCCCGCGTCAGTACCACCGACCAAGACCTCAGCCTTCAGGAGGAAGCTCTGCGGGCAGCAGGGTGCGAGGTCATTCGCTCAGAGAAGCGGTCAGGCACCAGCACGGAGGGCAGGACCGAGCTTCAGACGCTCATGGACTTCGCCAGAAAGGGCGACACCATCGTGGTGACCCGCATCGACCGGCTGGCCCGCTCCATTGCTGACCTCGCTATCCTCGTTCGGCAGCTTGAGGCGAAGGGAGTTGCCCTGAAGGCCACTGAGCAGCCCATCGACACGTCAACGGCTGCGGGACGCTGCTTCCTTCAGATGCTCGGGGTGTTCGCCGAGTTTGAGACGAACCTTCGCAGGGAGCGTCAGCTTGAGGGCATCGCCAAGGCCAAGGCTGCGGGCGTCTATGCGGGCAAGGGGCGCCCTGCTTCGGTGCCTGCTGAGAAGGTGAGGGAGCTTCACGCCACCGGAATGGGTCCGTCTGCCATCGCGAAGGAACTCGGCATCAGCCGCATGTCGGTGCACCGGGCGTTGAACCCGAAGGCCGCATGA
- a CDS encoding phosphoserine transaminase — MTTRPDARPRAPFFSSGPCAKRPGWTPAALSDAALGRSHRAKLGKTKLREAIDLTRAVLEVPDDYRIGIVPASDTGAVEMAMWSLLGPRPVEMLAWESFGEGWVTDAVKQLRLDARVTTAPYGQLPDLSGIDTKQHDVVFTWNGTTSGVRVPDADWIAADREGVVICDATSAAFAQNLDWGKLDAVTFSWQKVLGGEAAHGMLILSPRAVARLESYTPSWPMPKIFRMTKGGKLIEGIFQGETINTPSMLAVEDYIDALRWAEGLGGLPALRARADANAKVVADWVARTPWIANLAADPRHASNTSVCLVIADPEVTGRGPEAVAALAKGIAASLEREGVAFDIGAYRDAPAGLRIWCGATVEAADLEALTPWLDWAFAEEKSRLLRQAA, encoded by the coding sequence ATGACGACCCGGCCCGACGCGCGCCCGCGCGCGCCCTTCTTCTCGTCCGGCCCCTGCGCCAAGCGCCCCGGCTGGACGCCCGCCGCCCTCTCCGACGCGGCCCTCGGCCGCTCCCACCGCGCGAAGCTCGGCAAGACCAAGCTGAGGGAGGCCATCGACCTCACCCGCGCCGTGCTGGAGGTGCCGGACGATTACCGCATCGGCATCGTGCCGGCCTCCGACACCGGCGCCGTCGAGATGGCGATGTGGTCGCTGCTCGGGCCGCGCCCGGTCGAGATGCTGGCCTGGGAATCCTTCGGCGAGGGCTGGGTCACCGACGCGGTCAAGCAGCTCAGGCTCGACGCCCGCGTCACCACGGCCCCGTACGGCCAGCTCCCCGACCTCTCGGGCATCGACACCAAGCAGCACGACGTGGTGTTCACCTGGAACGGCACCACCTCGGGGGTGCGCGTGCCGGATGCGGACTGGATCGCCGCCGACCGCGAGGGCGTGGTGATCTGCGACGCCACCTCGGCGGCCTTCGCCCAGAACCTCGACTGGGGCAAGCTCGATGCCGTGACCTTCTCCTGGCAGAAGGTGCTGGGCGGCGAGGCCGCGCACGGGATGCTGATCCTCTCGCCGCGCGCCGTCGCGCGGCTGGAGAGCTACACGCCGTCCTGGCCCATGCCGAAGATCTTCCGCATGACCAAGGGCGGCAAGCTCATCGAGGGCATCTTCCAGGGCGAGACCATCAACACGCCCTCCATGCTGGCGGTCGAGGACTATATCGACGCCCTGCGCTGGGCGGAGGGGCTCGGCGGCCTGCCGGCCCTGCGTGCCCGGGCGGACGCCAACGCCAAGGTCGTGGCGGATTGGGTGGCGCGCACGCCCTGGATCGCGAATCTCGCGGCCGATCCGCGTCACGCCTCGAATACCAGCGTCTGTCTCGTGATCGCCGACCCGGAGGTGACGGGCCGCGGCCCCGAGGCCGTGGCGGCGCTCGCCAAGGGCATCGCCGCGAGCCTGGAGCGCGAGGGCGTCGCCTTCGACATCGGCGCCTACCGGGACGCGCCTGCGGGCCTCAGGATCTGGTGCGGGGCGACCGTCGAGGCGGCGGATCTCGAAGCTCTCACGCCCTGGCTCGACTGGGCCTTCGCCGAGGAAAAGTCCCGCCTGCTTCGGCAGGCCGCCTGA
- a CDS encoding DUF6538 domain-containing protein — protein MGLETRLVRRKNGTYSFRGYVPPELREAIPGGRSGQKWIALGTADRAEAVRRARLKSVEFGRELSAARRRLSGAQDAISQAEADRLAAMWLSKFLNDDERKTGERQSRWRV, from the coding sequence ATGGGCCTTGAGACCCGCCTTGTTCGCCGCAAGAACGGCACCTACTCGTTCCGAGGCTACGTCCCTCCCGAGTTGCGAGAGGCCATCCCTGGTGGCCGCAGCGGGCAGAAGTGGATTGCTCTCGGGACCGCTGATCGTGCTGAGGCAGTGCGTCGCGCTCGCCTCAAGTCGGTGGAGTTCGGCCGGGAGCTATCTGCGGCGCGGCGCCGGCTCTCAGGTGCCCAGGATGCCATCTCGCAGGCTGAGGCCGACCGGCTTGCCGCGATGTGGCTCTCCAAGTTCCTGAATGACGATGAAAGAAAGACCGGGGAGCGCCAATCGAGGTGGCGGGTCTGA
- a CDS encoding DUF4267 domain-containing protein produces MYLCLSGLFIVAPTTGASIFGIPAPGNLADAYLRAIGFRDAALALYLAGLACFSSRRAVGIVLGATVLIPVCDVALVLAVGTAAWWQIGLHALNGVCLIVMTTWVLR; encoded by the coding sequence GTGTACCTGTGCCTGAGTGGCCTGTTCATCGTAGCCCCGACCACAGGAGCTTCGATCTTCGGCATACCGGCTCCAGGCAACCTCGCTGATGCGTACCTTCGTGCTATCGGCTTCCGAGATGCTGCCTTGGCCCTCTATCTGGCTGGGCTTGCCTGCTTCTCGTCTAGGCGTGCGGTGGGCATCGTCCTGGGCGCAACCGTCCTCATCCCAGTCTGTGATGTCGCCCTCGTCCTGGCTGTAGGGACCGCAGCTTGGTGGCAGATCGGACTTCATGCCCTCAATGGAGTCTGCCTGATTGTCATGACTACCTGGGTGCTGAGATGA
- the dxs gene encoding 1-deoxy-D-xylulose-5-phosphate synthase: MSPLSLPLLDRVRDPADLRALPESDLRQLADELRAETIDAVSVTGGHLGAGLGVVELTVALHYVFTTPDDRLIWDVGHQAYPHKILTGRRDRIRTLRQGGGLSGFTKRAESPYDPFGAAHSSTSISAGLGMAIARDLAEAAARARGETPARRNVVAVIGDGSISAGMAYEAMNNAGALRSRLIVILNDNDMSIAPPVGAMSAYLARLVSGDTYRSLRDTAKQFGRLLPKALYDTAARAEEYARGILAGGGTMFEELGFHYVGPIDGHNLDHLLPVLKNVRDAPEGPVLVHVVTQKGKGYAPAEAAADRGHAVVKFDVLSGQQVKAKPNAPSYTRVFGESLVKAAAADETVVAITAAMPSGTGVDIFAKAHPERTFDVGIAEQHAVTFAAGLAAEGFRPFCAIYSTFLQRAYDQVVHDVAIQNLPVRFALDRAGLVGADGATHAGAFDLAYLCCLPNLTVMAAADEAELVHMVATAHAHDAGPIALRYPRGEGVGVDLPERGEVLAIGKGRVLRRPPGARVALLSLGTRLAEALKAADRLEESGIGVTVADARFAKPLDEALILDLAGSHEVLVTLEEGSTGGFGAMVLHLLAARGALDAGTVRVRTLTLPDVYQDHDSPERMYAQAGLDAPAIVRTVTDLLPEQPRAAKRPARDTNVVSVSRRPR, encoded by the coding sequence GTGTCACCGCTCAGCCTTCCCCTCCTCGATCGCGTCCGTGATCCGGCGGATCTCCGCGCCCTGCCGGAGAGCGACCTGCGCCAGCTCGCGGACGAGTTGCGCGCCGAGACCATCGACGCGGTGTCGGTCACCGGCGGCCATCTCGGGGCCGGCCTGGGGGTGGTCGAACTCACGGTGGCGCTGCACTACGTCTTCACCACCCCCGACGACCGCCTGATCTGGGATGTCGGCCACCAGGCCTATCCGCACAAGATCCTGACCGGCCGGCGCGACCGCATCCGCACCCTGCGCCAGGGCGGCGGGTTGTCCGGCTTCACCAAGCGGGCCGAGAGCCCCTACGATCCGTTCGGGGCGGCCCATTCCTCCACCTCGATCTCGGCCGGGCTCGGCATGGCGATCGCCCGCGATCTGGCCGAGGCGGCGGCGCGCGCCCGCGGCGAGACGCCGGCGCGGCGCAACGTGGTGGCGGTGATCGGCGACGGCTCGATCTCGGCCGGCATGGCCTACGAGGCGATGAACAATGCCGGGGCGCTGCGCTCGCGCCTGATCGTGATCCTCAACGACAACGACATGTCGATCGCCCCCCCGGTCGGGGCGATGTCGGCCTATCTGGCCCGGCTGGTCTCGGGCGACACCTACCGCTCCTTGCGCGACACCGCCAAGCAGTTCGGCCGGCTGCTGCCCAAGGCCCTCTACGACACCGCGGCGCGGGCCGAGGAATACGCCCGCGGCATCCTGGCGGGCGGCGGCACCATGTTCGAGGAGCTCGGCTTCCACTATGTCGGGCCGATCGACGGGCACAATCTCGACCATCTGCTGCCGGTGCTCAAGAACGTGCGCGACGCGCCCGAGGGCCCGGTGCTGGTGCATGTGGTGACCCAGAAGGGCAAGGGCTACGCCCCGGCGGAAGCCGCCGCCGACCGCGGCCACGCGGTGGTGAAGTTCGACGTGCTCTCGGGCCAGCAGGTGAAGGCCAAGCCGAATGCGCCGAGCTACACCCGGGTGTTCGGGGAGAGCCTGGTCAAGGCGGCGGCTGCGGACGAGACGGTGGTGGCGATCACCGCGGCGATGCCGTCGGGCACCGGGGTGGATATTTTCGCCAAGGCGCATCCGGAGCGCACCTTCGATGTGGGGATCGCCGAGCAGCACGCGGTGACGTTTGCGGCCGGTCTGGCGGCGGAGGGGTTCCGGCCGTTCTGCGCGATCTACTCGACCTTCCTGCAGCGGGCCTACGACCAGGTGGTGCACGACGTGGCGATCCAGAACCTGCCGGTGCGGTTTGCGCTCGACCGGGCGGGGCTGGTGGGGGCGGACGGGGCGACGCATGCGGGGGCGTTCGACCTGGCCTATCTGTGCTGCCTGCCGAACCTGACGGTGATGGCGGCGGCGGACGAGGCGGAGCTGGTGCACATGGTGGCGACCGCGCATGCGCATGATGCCGGCCCGATCGCGTTGCGCTATCCGCGCGGCGAAGGCGTGGGGGTGGACCTGCCGGAGCGGGGCGAGGTGCTGGCGATCGGCAAGGGCCGGGTGCTGCGGCGGCCGCCAGGGGCGCGGGTGGCGCTTCTGAGCCTGGGCACGCGGCTGGCGGAGGCGCTGAAGGCGGCGGACCGCCTGGAGGAGAGCGGGATCGGGGTGACGGTGGCGGATGCGCGCTTTGCCAAGCCGCTGGACGAGGCGCTGATCCTGGATCTGGCGGGGAGCCATGAGGTGCTGGTGACGCTGGAGGAGGGCTCGACCGGGGGCTTTGGGGCGATGGTGCTGCATCTGCTCGCGGCGCGGGGGGCGCTGGATGCGGGCACGGTGCGGGTGCGCACCCTGACGCTGCCGGACGTGTACCAGGACCACGACAGCCCCGAGCGCATGTACGCCCAGGCCGGCCTCGACGCGCCTGCCATCGTCCGCACCGTCACCGACCTGCTGCCCGAGCAGCCGCGCGCGGCGAAGCGCCCGGCCCGCGACACCAACGTGGTCAGCGTCTCGCGGCGTCCGCGCTGA
- a CDS encoding exodeoxyribonuclease VII small subunit has protein sequence MTAARSDAASTAPSSGPAAMGDLPFEKALEELEGIVQRLEQGNVPLDESVAIYERGEALKRHCEQLLQRAEARIQRITLGADGSPVGTAPLDVA, from the coding sequence ATGACCGCAGCCCGGTCCGATGCCGCGTCGACCGCCCCATCGTCCGGCCCGGCCGCGATGGGCGATCTGCCGTTCGAGAAGGCGCTCGAGGAACTCGAGGGCATCGTGCAGCGCCTGGAGCAGGGCAACGTGCCGCTCGACGAATCCGTCGCGATCTACGAGCGCGGCGAGGCGCTCAAGCGCCATTGCGAGCAGCTGCTCCAGCGGGCCGAGGCGCGCATCCAGCGCATCACCCTGGGGGCGGACGGGAGCCCCGTCGGCACGGCGCCGCTCGATGTCGCCTGA
- a CDS encoding TetR/AcrR family transcriptional regulator, whose amino-acid sequence MTQVAPAAGAGRRGPSPDKTARTRRAIVAAALDVFLERGFSDARMIDVATRAGVAKGTLYLYFRDKEALFEGVLREMMADLVGALSPQGPAPGEPLRAFLRRVALPAFRGLEESRRAGLIRLVVTEGGRFPDVAAAYRRVVVDPVTGAIRRLAQEAVARGELSSDALVRFPLLLAAPGLTATIWNGLYGAEEPLDTGAVVEAFLDWVLPEVPPSDGR is encoded by the coding sequence ATGACGCAGGTCGCACCGGCTGCGGGGGCGGGCCGCCGCGGCCCGAGCCCGGACAAGACCGCCCGGACCCGTCGCGCCATCGTGGCGGCGGCCCTCGACGTGTTCCTGGAGCGGGGGTTCTCCGATGCCCGGATGATCGACGTGGCGACGCGGGCGGGCGTCGCGAAGGGCACGCTCTATCTCTACTTCCGCGACAAGGAGGCTTTGTTCGAGGGCGTGCTGCGGGAGATGATGGCCGACCTCGTCGGTGCGCTCAGCCCGCAGGGGCCCGCGCCCGGCGAGCCTCTGCGGGCCTTCCTGCGGCGCGTGGCGCTGCCGGCTTTCCGCGGCCTCGAAGAGTCGCGGCGGGCGGGCCTGATCCGGCTCGTGGTGACGGAGGGCGGGCGCTTTCCGGACGTGGCGGCGGCCTACCGCCGGGTCGTCGTCGACCCGGTCACGGGGGCGATCCGGCGGCTCGCGCAGGAGGCGGTGGCGCGGGGCGAGCTCTCCTCGGATGCGCTGGTACGGTTTCCCCTGCTGCTGGCGGCGCCGGGCCTGACCGCCACGATCTGGAACGGCCTCTACGGCGCCGAGGAGCCACTCGACACCGGCGCGGTGGTGGAGGCGTTCCTGGACTGGGTCCTGCCGGAGGTGCCGCCCTCCGACGGCCGCTGA
- the serA gene encoding phosphoglycerate dehydrogenase, giving the protein MTTPKRVLISDALSPAAVAIFRERGLVADLRPELGKDKEALAAAIGDYDGLAIRSTTKVTAALLDKAERLRVVGRAGIGVDNVDVPAATARGVIVMNTPHGNAVTTAEHAIAMMLALAREIPQADASTQQGRWEKNRFLGIELTAKTLGVIGCGNIGSIVADRGIGLRMRVIAYDPFLTPERAIEIGVEKVELDELLRRADVITLHVPLTEKTRNILSAEALARTKPGVRIVNCARGGLVDEAALRAALDRGHVAGAAFDVFSVEPATENVLFGHPHVICTPHLGASTREAQENVALQVAEQMADHLLHGAIRNAVNFPSISAEEAPRLRPFVTLAEQLGSFLGQLTEAPIRGIRIAFEGEIASMNLKALTASAVAGALKPFLEGVNMVSATEVARQRGIVVETTTRTGSAHNYASVLHVTVEAEDMPRDAAGTVFHDGVPRTVEIRSIPLEAAFAPHMLYVRNADQPGFIGRFGTLLGEAGVNVATFHLGRDRPGGDAICFVAVDQPVSPALLRQIEAIPQVKRARAVRF; this is encoded by the coding sequence ATGACCACCCCCAAGCGCGTCCTCATCTCCGACGCCCTCTCCCCCGCCGCCGTCGCGATTTTCCGCGAGCGCGGGCTCGTAGCCGACCTGCGTCCCGAACTCGGCAAGGACAAGGAGGCGCTCGCCGCCGCCATCGGCGATTACGACGGCCTCGCCATCCGCTCGACCACCAAGGTCACGGCCGCCCTCCTCGACAAGGCCGAGCGCCTGCGGGTGGTCGGCCGGGCCGGCATCGGCGTCGACAATGTCGACGTGCCGGCCGCCACCGCCCGCGGCGTGATCGTGATGAACACGCCCCACGGCAACGCGGTCACCACCGCCGAGCATGCCATCGCCATGATGCTGGCGCTCGCCCGCGAGATCCCGCAGGCGGATGCCTCCACGCAGCAAGGGCGCTGGGAGAAGAACCGCTTCCTCGGCATCGAGCTGACGGCCAAGACGCTCGGCGTGATCGGCTGCGGCAATATCGGCTCCATCGTGGCCGACCGCGGCATCGGCCTGCGCATGCGCGTCATCGCCTACGATCCCTTCCTGACGCCGGAGCGCGCCATCGAGATCGGGGTCGAGAAGGTGGAACTCGACGAGCTGTTGCGCCGCGCCGACGTCATCACCCTGCACGTGCCGCTCACCGAGAAGACCCGCAACATCCTCTCCGCGGAAGCGCTCGCCCGCACCAAGCCCGGCGTGCGCATCGTCAACTGCGCCCGCGGCGGCCTCGTGGACGAGGCGGCCCTGCGCGCCGCCCTCGACCGGGGCCATGTGGCGGGGGCGGCCTTCGACGTCTTCTCCGTCGAGCCTGCCACCGAGAACGTGCTGTTCGGGCACCCGCACGTGATCTGCACGCCGCATCTCGGCGCCTCCACCCGGGAGGCGCAGGAGAACGTCGCCCTTCAGGTGGCCGAGCAGATGGCCGACCACCTCCTCCACGGCGCGATCCGCAACGCGGTCAACTTCCCGTCGATTTCGGCCGAGGAGGCGCCGCGCCTGCGGCCCTTCGTGACGCTCGCCGAGCAGCTCGGCTCCTTCCTGGGCCAGCTCACGGAGGCGCCGATCCGCGGCATCCGCATCGCGTTCGAGGGCGAGATCGCGTCCATGAACCTGAAGGCGCTCACGGCGTCGGCCGTCGCGGGCGCGCTCAAGCCCTTCCTCGAAGGCGTCAACATGGTCTCGGCGACGGAGGTCGCCCGCCAGCGGGGCATCGTGGTCGAGACCACGACCCGCACCGGCAGCGCACACAACTACGCCTCGGTGCTGCACGTCACCGTCGAGGCCGAGGACATGCCCCGCGACGCAGCCGGTACCGTGTTCCATGACGGGGTGCCGCGCACCGTCGAGATCCGCAGCATTCCGCTCGAAGCCGCCTTCGCGCCGCACATGCTCTACGTGCGAAACGCCGACCAGCCGGGCTTCATCGGCCGCTTCGGCACGCTGCTCGGCGAGGCGGGCGTCAACGTCGCGACCTTCCATCTCGGCCGCGACCGGCCGGGCGGCGATGCGATCTGCTTCGTGGCCGTCGACCAGCCGGTCTCGCCCGCCCTGCTGCGGCAGATCGAGGCGATTCCCCAGGTCAAGCGCGCGCGCGCCGTGCGCTTCTGA
- a CDS encoding IS1182-like element ISMno38 family transposase, whose protein sequence is MAKVFRSWDVDQGWLLPPSLHEFVPPGHMAHFVRDTVREALDLSAILDTYTEERGYPPYHPGMMVALLLYGYSRGLYSSRQLARACEERVDFMAVTGLNRPDFRTIADFRKRHLTALSDLFVQVLRLCRAAGLVGFAHVAVDGTKLKANASRHKAMSYGRMKAAESTLAAEVEAWLDQAREADAAEDRAHGTDHRGDETPAWMADKQRRLETIRAAKAALEAEAADPPDPEDEDGPGASSGMRWQGRPLRGEDGGPPDRAQRNFTDPDSRILPTRDGFVQGYNGQIAVDAAHQVIVAHRLVTNPADSRALVPLVDGVCTHLGRKPREVSGDAGFATEANLAALQERRITAYLAPGRARHGEADAAGRRRLTKMPLMSAMAVRLKRAGRRSRYRLRKQVVEPVFGQIKQARGFRQFLLRGLDQVRGEWAMICTAHNLLKLAQAAR, encoded by the coding sequence ATGGCCAAGGTGTTTCGCTCCTGGGACGTCGATCAGGGCTGGCTGCTGCCACCCTCGCTGCATGAGTTCGTGCCGCCCGGGCACATGGCGCACTTCGTGCGCGATACGGTGCGCGAGGCGCTCGACCTCTCAGCCATTCTCGACACCTACACCGAGGAGCGCGGCTACCCGCCCTACCATCCCGGCATGATGGTGGCCCTGCTCCTCTACGGCTACAGCCGCGGTCTGTACTCGTCGCGTCAGCTCGCCCGCGCCTGCGAGGAGCGGGTTGACTTCATGGCCGTGACCGGCCTGAACCGGCCCGACTTCCGCACCATCGCTGACTTCCGCAAGCGGCATCTGACGGCGCTCTCGGACCTGTTCGTGCAGGTGCTGCGGCTGTGCCGGGCGGCCGGGCTGGTCGGCTTTGCCCACGTGGCGGTGGACGGCACCAAGCTGAAGGCCAACGCCTCGCGCCACAAGGCGATGAGCTACGGCCGGATGAAGGCGGCCGAGTCGACGCTGGCCGCCGAGGTCGAGGCTTGGCTGGATCAAGCGCGCGAGGCCGACGCGGCGGAGGATCGGGCTCATGGGACCGACCATCGTGGCGACGAGACACCGGCCTGGATGGCCGACAAGCAGCGGCGGCTGGAGACGATCCGCGCCGCCAAGGCCGCGTTGGAGGCAGAGGCTGCCGATCCGCCCGATCCGGAGGACGAGGACGGGCCGGGGGCCTCGTCGGGCATGCGCTGGCAAGGTCGGCCCTTGCGGGGCGAGGACGGCGGTCCGCCCGACCGGGCGCAGCGCAACTTCACCGACCCGGACAGCCGCATCCTGCCCACGCGCGACGGGTTCGTGCAGGGCTACAACGGCCAGATTGCGGTTGATGCGGCCCATCAGGTGATCGTCGCGCATCGGCTCGTGACGAACCCCGCCGACTCGCGCGCTCTCGTGCCGCTCGTCGACGGCGTCTGCACCCATCTCGGGCGCAAGCCGCGGGAGGTCTCCGGAGATGCCGGCTTTGCCACCGAGGCGAACCTGGCCGCGCTGCAGGAGCGACGGATCACAGCCTATCTCGCTCCGGGCCGTGCCCGTCACGGCGAGGCGGATGCAGCAGGTCGCCGGAGGCTGACGAAGATGCCCCTGATGAGCGCGATGGCCGTCCGCCTGAAGCGGGCTGGGCGCCGGAGCCGTTACCGTCTCAGGAAGCAGGTCGTCGAGCCGGTGTTCGGGCAGATCAAGCAGGCCAGAGGCTTCCGACAGTTCCTGCTACGTGGGCTCGATCAGGTCCGCGGCGAGTGGGCGATGATCTGCACCGCCCATAACCTCCTGAAGCTGGCGCAGGCCGCGCGCTGA
- a CDS encoding FAD-dependent monooxygenase: MSSSLHPSILIVGAGPTGLVLALRLARHGIPVRIIDRAAGPGEASRAMVVHARTLEFYQQLGFADEVVARGIRMGGVHLREEGAEVAAIRFGDLGVGISPFPFMLCFPQDDHERFLLARLTDAGVPVEYGTELVDLAEGETGVRAVLDRAGARETCEVAYLCGCDGAHSRVRQSLGIGFPGGTYRQLFYVADVHLADHLADQLGEDVFVNLGVDALGLVLPVRSSGMHRLIGIVPPHLAQRDDLSFSDVQPTAEPLLGVRVAAVNWFSTYHVHHRVAAQFRSGRCFIAGDAGHVHSPAGGQGMNTGIGDAVNLSWKLATVLRGRADPALLDTYEPERIAFARQLVASTDRAFEAVIGRGLRHQVLRTWLLPHLMPLLWGFSATRRMMFDIVSQVRIAYPHSALSRGRAGTVRGGDRLPWIPGPEGDNFAALRTLDWQLHVYGSVRPALADAAAALDLAVHAFAHGPAAAEAGMPRDAAILVRPDGHVALALPDQDAALLAAYARRHGLRFAGRDAVAA; encoded by the coding sequence ATGTCCTCTTCGTTGCATCCCTCGATCCTGATCGTCGGCGCCGGACCGACCGGCCTCGTCCTCGCCCTGCGGCTCGCCCGCCACGGCATCCCGGTCCGCATCATCGACCGGGCCGCCGGCCCGGGCGAGGCCTCCCGCGCCATGGTGGTTCATGCCCGCACGCTGGAGTTCTACCAGCAGCTCGGCTTCGCGGACGAGGTGGTGGCCCGCGGCATCCGCATGGGCGGGGTCCATCTGCGGGAGGAGGGGGCGGAGGTGGCCGCGATCCGTTTCGGGGATCTCGGGGTGGGCATCAGCCCCTTCCCCTTCATGCTGTGCTTTCCCCAGGACGATCATGAGCGCTTCCTCCTGGCCCGCCTCACTGATGCCGGCGTGCCGGTCGAGTACGGCACCGAACTCGTCGACCTCGCGGAGGGCGAGACGGGCGTGCGCGCGGTCCTCGACCGGGCGGGCGCGCGGGAGACCTGCGAGGTCGCCTATCTGTGCGGCTGCGACGGCGCCCACAGCCGGGTGCGCCAGAGCCTCGGCATCGGCTTCCCGGGCGGCACCTACAGGCAGCTCTTCTACGTCGCGGACGTGCACTTGGCCGATCACTTGGCCGATCAGCTCGGCGAGGACGTCTTCGTCAATCTCGGGGTCGATGCCCTCGGCCTCGTGCTGCCGGTGCGGTCGAGCGGCATGCACCGGCTGATCGGCATCGTGCCGCCGCATCTCGCTCAGCGCGACGACCTGAGCTTTTCGGACGTGCAGCCGACGGCCGAGCCGCTCCTCGGCGTGCGCGTCGCGGCGGTGAACTGGTTCTCGACCTATCACGTGCACCACCGGGTGGCGGCGCAGTTCCGCTCCGGCCGCTGCTTCATCGCGGGCGATGCCGGCCATGTCCACAGCCCGGCGGGCGGCCAGGGGATGAATACCGGCATCGGAGATGCGGTGAACCTGTCCTGGAAGCTCGCCACGGTGCTGCGCGGCCGGGCCGACCCCGCCCTCCTCGACACCTACGAGCCGGAGCGGATCGCCTTCGCGCGCCAGCTCGTCGCCTCCACCGACCGGGCCTTCGAGGCCGTCATCGGCCGGGGCCTGCGCCATCAGGTGCTGCGCACGTGGCTCCTGCCGCACCTGATGCCCCTGCTCTGGGGCTTCTCGGCGACGCGCCGCATGATGTTCGACATCGTCTCGCAGGTGCGCATCGCCTATCCGCACAGTGCCCTCAGCCGGGGCCGGGCGGGCACGGTGCGGGGCGGCGACCGCCTGCCCTGGATTCCGGGCCCGGAGGGCGACAACTTCGCGGCCCTGCGCACGCTCGACTGGCAACTCCACGTCTACGGCAGCGTGCGGCCCGCCCTGGCGGATGCCGCCGCGGCGCTCGACTTGGCCGTCCATGCCTTCGCGCACGGGCCGGCCGCCGCGGAGGCGGGCATGCCGCGCGACGCCGCAATCCTGGTCCGGCCGGACGGCCACGTGGCGCTCGCCCTGCCCGATCAGGATGCGGCGTTGCTCGCGGCCTATGCCCGGCGGCACGGCCTGCGATTCGCCGGACGCGACGCCGTCGCCGCGTGA